The stretch of DNA CTGGTCGCGACGGTCTTCGCGGAACCGCGGGCGACCGACATCGTCCGCGTCATCGGCCTGTCGCCGCTCGCACTCGGGCTGAAAAACCCCGGCGTGATCTACTTCCAGAAGAACCTGGACTACCACAAACAGTTCGTCTACCAGACGAGCGGGTCGATCGTCCAGTTCGTCGTCGCCGTGAGCTACGTCCTGCTGGTGCCGACGGTCTGGTCGTACGTCGTCGGCTACGTCGCCGGGAACGTGGCACGGCTCGTCGTCTCGTACGCGATCCACGGGTTCCGACCGTCGCTCCAGTTCGACCGCGAGGCCGCGAAGGACATGATCGGCTACGGGAAGTGGATCACGGGCTCCTCTATCGTCTACTTCATCTACAGCCAGGGCGACGACGCGTTCGTGGGGTGGCTGCTCGGCCCGGCGGCGCTGGCGCTGTACCAGTACGCCTACCGCTTCTCGAACGCGCCGGCGACGGAGTTCACCCAGGTCGTCGGCAAGGTGATGTTCCCCACCTACTCGAAGTTCCAGAACGACCTCCCCCGGGTCCGGTCGGCGTTCATGCGGTCGTTCCGCTTCAGCGGCCTGTTGTCGGTGCCGATGGCGTTCGGCATCGTCGTCGTCGCTCCGAGCTTCGTCCGCACGTTCCTCGGACCGACGTGGGTCGAGATGATCCCGGCGATGCAGGTGCTGGCAGTCTACGGGATGTTGCGGGCGCTCGGGCGGAATTTCGGCCCGCTCTGGAAGGCGCTGGGTCGGCCGGACCTGACGACGAAGATCGGCGTCCTCCGGATCGTGCTGGTGGGGCTGCTCGTCTACCCCGTGACCGAGCGGTTCGGTATCACGGGGATCGCGCTGCTCATCACCGCGCTGTACGTGTTCCCGATCTTCCCGATCGACATCTACCTCATCGGGTCGATGCTCGACACGCGGATGACGGACATCTACGCCGAGCTGCTGTACCCGCTGGTCGCCGGAGCGCTGATGGCCGGAGCGACGTGGTGGGTCCGTGAGACGATCGCCGCGTCCCCGCCGGTCGAGTTCGTCGGGGTCGTCCTGACCGGCGTCGTCACCTACCCGCTCGCGGTGTTGCTCGTCGAGGAACTGTCCAACTGGGGCATCCGACAGGACATCACGATGTTCCTCGACGGGGTTCGCTCGTGACCGGGACGGTCCCATAGCGTTTGTACCCACCGAACACCGCGTATAACGAAGGTATCGTGGTGGTATGCTGCGGGTATGCGACGCCGCTATCCGCCGAGAGCGCCGAATCGGCGCGGTTGGACCGGACGACGTGGGGCCGACGGAACCACGGAGTCGGCGCGGTAAGATGGACGGACCGGACCTCGACAGACGTGTCTACCTCGCCGGGCTCGCCGCCACGGCCGGGATGGCAGGCTGCTCCGGACTGTTCTCCGACGGGGACGAGTCGCAGACGGCGACCCCCGATCGGGGGGATTCGGACACCGCTGGTGGCGGGAGTCGGACGCCGTTTGCCACGCCGAGCGGCCGGCGACAGCACCGTCCGACGGCCGGCGATCAGGTGCTGGCGTCTCGGGACGGCCACGTCGTCGTCGTGGGCCGCGGGCTCGACGGCCACGTCGCCATCGACCCGACCGAGACCGACACGCCCGTCGGGGACGCCTTCCGGCTGCTCGACGAGGCCGGGGGCGCACGCGGGTTCGGGACCGTCCTGCTCCCGCCGACGACCGTCGTCGAGCGAGCGCCGCTGCGCCCGTCACAGCACGCCCGGCTGCTCGGGTGGGGCATCAACACCACCACGCTGGCGTTCGCCGACACGACGCGGGACGGCATCCGAGTCGAGACCCTGCGGGACGGGAAGTTCGTCACGCTCGACGGGTTCACGCTCTCGGGGTCCGCGAGCGGCGACGCGCGGGAGTCCGGCTCGGCGATCCACTTCGACAACGACACCGCCAATCCCAAGCACTTCGACATCGGGTCGCTCGCGTTCCGAGAGTGGGTCGATCCCGTCCTCGACCTGGAGAACGGAGCCCCCTTCGGATCGGTGTGGTACCACCTCGACTTCGGGTTCGGGCAGAACGACGGGCGAGAGCTGGCGATCGGGCGCAACGAGGGGTTTCTCGGGTCACGGGTCCTGTACGTCAGCGCCGGTAACCGGACGGGGGACCCGGTGATCACCACCGACTACTCGGGGGCGCGGTTCGACGTCGGGTTCCTCAACGTCGGCGGATCGGCGGGTCCCGCACTCGAGTTGCGGACCACCTGGAACGGACACGTCAGCGTCGGCGGGATCAACTACGAGCCGGGGACCGAACGCTCCGGGTCCGCCGTCTTCCTCGACGGACCGGCGGGCGTCCGCATCGAACACGTCCGGAACACCGACGCGACACTGGACTCGGTGATCCGCTTCGACCGGAAGAACGCCAACAACGTGATCGGCCGGGTCGACAACGCCGGCACCCTCCGACGCGGGAAGATCGAGATCACGGCCCAGCCCGCCGGCTCCTCGTTCTACTTCGGGTCCTCGTCGGAGTTCGTGACGGAGTTCGACAGCCTTG from Haloarcula litorea encodes:
- a CDS encoding lipopolysaccharide biosynthesis protein, encoding MRQRLRDLVERATPSGGTGERAIKSSVWLVTQNLLDRGLQLVTLVVIGRIVGPEAIGLVGIALLALAAMDEFTSIGLRDALVQREADDVDEFLSTTWLLETTRGLGIALVVFLAAPLVATVFAEPRATDIVRVIGLSPLALGLKNPGVIYFQKNLDYHKQFVYQTSGSIVQFVVAVSYVLLVPTVWSYVVGYVAGNVARLVVSYAIHGFRPSLQFDREAAKDMIGYGKWITGSSIVYFIYSQGDDAFVGWLLGPAALALYQYAYRFSNAPATEFTQVVGKVMFPTYSKFQNDLPRVRSAFMRSFRFSGLLSVPMAFGIVVVAPSFVRTFLGPTWVEMIPAMQVLAVYGMLRALGRNFGPLWKALGRPDLTTKIGVLRIVLVGLLVYPVTERFGITGIALLITALYVFPIFPIDIYLIGSMLDTRMTDIYAELLYPLVAGALMAGATWWVRETIAASPPVEFVGVVLTGVVTYPLAVLLVEELSNWGIRQDITMFLDGVRS